In Stigmatella aurantiaca, one DNA window encodes the following:
- a CDS encoding ABC1 kinase family protein, with protein MILQDLNRVRQIAVIAARHGFGELTDRAGLWRMLGRKEKVEVSPEAQRASTARRFRMLLNDLGPTFVKLGQILSTRGDLLPAEVIEELAMLQDQVDPIPLEQVHAQIRESLGREVDELFAKIEPVPLAAASIAQVHRAVTLSGEEVAVKVQRPGIAERIDSDLTVLRSLARLLEAVVEETGVYTPTGIVDEFDRAIHEELDFINEASNIRAFLANHTERPYLKIPRVYEELSSRRVLTLEFISGVKISHAQLAKEDRETLARHLLDGSFRQLFEDGLFHGDPHPGNLLVLEGNRLALLDFGVVGRLTKPMQETLVMLCLAVALKDSDSVARLLYRVGVADARANLAGFRNDIEAILGQHLPTTLGEVDAQTLLRDLLDLAVKYRIRIPKEYALLSRASISMEGMLRSLYPEMNILEVALPYAKELLAGRYDPSQLQGGLMRTLLRFQSLATDLPTQLSQILLDLESGKFSVTVRAEQFDRLNENLRSAAVIAFVGLCACGFIVGTFIAFAQKPWMYGNTPVLGIIGVGMSAAFFSAVFTWYLFGGRVRKVSVSRWLKKRR; from the coding sequence GTGATTCTCCAGGATCTCAACCGAGTGCGTCAGATCGCGGTCATCGCCGCCCGGCACGGCTTTGGCGAGCTTACCGACCGTGCGGGCCTGTGGCGCATGCTGGGGCGCAAGGAGAAGGTGGAAGTCTCCCCGGAAGCCCAGCGGGCCTCCACGGCGCGGCGCTTCCGGATGCTGCTGAACGACTTGGGGCCCACCTTCGTCAAGCTGGGGCAGATCCTCTCCACGCGCGGAGACCTGCTGCCGGCTGAGGTCATTGAGGAGCTGGCGATGCTCCAGGACCAGGTGGATCCCATCCCGCTGGAGCAGGTGCACGCGCAGATCCGCGAGTCGCTGGGCCGTGAGGTGGACGAGCTGTTCGCGAAGATTGAACCGGTGCCCCTGGCGGCCGCGTCGATCGCCCAGGTGCACCGGGCGGTGACGCTGTCGGGCGAAGAGGTGGCGGTGAAAGTGCAGCGGCCGGGCATCGCCGAGCGGATCGACTCGGATTTGACGGTGCTGCGCTCGCTGGCGCGGCTGCTGGAGGCGGTGGTGGAGGAGACGGGCGTATACACGCCCACGGGCATCGTCGACGAGTTCGACCGGGCCATCCACGAGGAGCTGGACTTCATCAACGAGGCCTCGAACATCCGGGCCTTCCTGGCCAACCACACCGAGCGGCCGTACCTGAAGATTCCCCGGGTCTACGAGGAGCTGTCCAGCCGCCGGGTGCTGACGCTGGAGTTCATCTCCGGGGTGAAGATCAGCCATGCACAGCTGGCGAAGGAGGATCGGGAGACGCTGGCCCGGCACCTGCTGGATGGGAGCTTCCGCCAGCTCTTCGAGGACGGCCTGTTTCACGGAGACCCCCACCCAGGAAACCTCCTGGTGCTGGAGGGCAACCGGCTGGCACTGCTGGACTTTGGAGTGGTGGGACGGCTCACCAAGCCGATGCAGGAGACGCTGGTGATGCTGTGCCTGGCGGTGGCGCTGAAGGACAGCGACTCAGTGGCGCGGCTGCTCTACCGGGTGGGCGTGGCGGACGCGCGGGCGAACCTGGCGGGGTTCCGCAACGACATCGAGGCCATCCTGGGACAGCACCTGCCCACGACGCTGGGCGAGGTGGACGCGCAGACGCTGCTCCGGGACCTGCTGGATCTGGCGGTGAAGTACCGGATCCGGATTCCCAAGGAGTACGCGCTGTTGAGCCGGGCCTCCATCTCGATGGAAGGGATGCTCCGGAGCCTCTACCCGGAGATGAACATCCTGGAGGTCGCCCTGCCCTACGCGAAGGAGCTGCTGGCGGGCCGGTATGACCCCAGCCAGCTCCAGGGTGGGCTGATGCGCACGCTCTTGCGCTTCCAGTCGCTGGCGACGGACCTGCCCACGCAGTTGTCACAAATCTTGCTCGACCTGGAGTCAGGCAAGTTCAGCGTGACGGTGAGGGCCGAGCAGTTCGACCGGCTGAACGAGAACCTGCGCAGCGCGGCGGTCATCGCGTTCGTGGGATTGTGCGCGTGCGGCTTCATCGTGGGAACGTTCATCGCGTTCGCGCAGAAGCCATGGATGTACGGCAACACGCCGGTGCTGGGTATCATCGGCGTGGGCATGTCGGCGGCGTTCTTCAGCGCGGTGTTCACCTGGTACCTGTTCGGAGGCCGGGTCCGGAAGGTGAGCGTGAGCCGCTGGCTCAAGAAGCGCCGGTAA
- a CDS encoding DUSAM domain-containing protein gives MEKNLEDDWYPIRMLDNRVQQGEPLVLTPEVRGLLQRTAPTVAISEAEAEAALASPEQATALLQEMRRRITEGSRRLSRALNQMYRLRDRRDLEGARQQLRDVLAVEVVPHYRNIAQGQLENLGD, from the coding sequence ATGGAGAAGAACCTGGAGGACGATTGGTATCCCATCCGGATGCTGGACAACCGGGTCCAGCAGGGAGAGCCACTCGTCCTCACGCCTGAGGTGCGCGGCCTCCTTCAACGGACCGCCCCCACGGTGGCGATCAGCGAGGCAGAAGCAGAAGCTGCCCTGGCGAGCCCAGAGCAGGCCACCGCGCTCCTCCAGGAAATGCGGCGCCGCATCACCGAGGGCTCTCGCCGGCTCTCCCGTGCGCTGAATCAGATGTACAGGCTACGGGATAGGCGGGACCTTGAGGGGGCACGTCAGCAGCTTCGAGACGTGCTCGCCGTGGAAGTCGTGCCTCACTACCGGAACATCGCCCAAGGGCAGTTGGAAAACCTCGGCGATTAG
- the nhaA gene encoding Na+/H+ antiporter NhaA → MDPRPPPPLPALFKAALAPLQAFFRLEASSGILLALCAGVAMVWANSPWAPLYTALFEAPLALEIAGFRGAFTFQEFVNDGLMTLFFFLVGMEIKREMAAGELRTPARALLPLVAALGGMVVPAALYLAFNAGTPAAGGWAIPMATDIAFSIGCLTLLKGRVSHPLVVFLTALAIFDDIGGILVIAFFYGTGIHAEWLLAAGGVALLLGVSNRFYVRNGLVYAVLGAALWYTMHHGGVHATLSGVVLGLFIPARPTRPGREVLRQLAAYVAKCVDEPEDEAVRSAQLLAIEEQLEDIEPPLNRFVHLWHGYIGYAIVPLFALANSGISLAGMSLADLGRPLPLGIILGLFVGKQLGIFLFTWVAVKGKLSPMPGGAPLSQLHGVAVVAGIGFTVALFVANLAFVGKEELLTEAKLGILLGSLLSAVVGYLLLRFGPRGASVPATS, encoded by the coding sequence ATGGATCCCCGTCCCCCACCCCCCCTTCCCGCCCTCTTCAAGGCCGCGCTGGCCCCGCTCCAGGCCTTCTTCCGGCTGGAGGCCAGCAGCGGGATTCTGCTGGCCCTGTGCGCCGGGGTGGCCATGGTGTGGGCCAACTCCCCGTGGGCCCCGCTCTACACGGCCCTGTTCGAGGCGCCCCTGGCCCTGGAGATAGCCGGGTTTCGGGGGGCCTTCACCTTTCAGGAGTTCGTCAACGACGGGTTGATGACGCTCTTCTTCTTCCTGGTGGGGATGGAGATCAAGCGCGAGATGGCGGCGGGCGAGCTGCGCACCCCGGCCCGGGCGCTGCTGCCCCTGGTGGCGGCGCTGGGCGGCATGGTGGTGCCCGCCGCCCTGTACCTGGCCTTCAACGCGGGGACACCGGCGGCCGGGGGCTGGGCGATTCCCATGGCCACGGACATCGCGTTCTCCATCGGGTGCCTGACGCTGCTCAAGGGCCGGGTGTCCCACCCGCTGGTGGTGTTCCTCACGGCGCTGGCCATCTTCGATGACATCGGCGGCATCCTCGTCATCGCCTTCTTCTATGGGACGGGCATTCATGCCGAGTGGCTGCTGGCCGCGGGCGGGGTGGCCCTGCTGCTGGGTGTGAGCAACCGCTTCTACGTGCGCAATGGCCTGGTCTACGCGGTGCTGGGCGCGGCGCTCTGGTACACGATGCACCACGGCGGGGTGCACGCCACCCTGTCGGGCGTGGTGCTGGGCCTGTTCATCCCGGCGCGCCCCACCCGCCCGGGCCGGGAGGTGCTCCGGCAACTGGCCGCCTACGTGGCCAAGTGCGTGGACGAGCCCGAGGACGAGGCGGTCCGCAGCGCCCAGCTCCTGGCCATCGAGGAGCAGTTGGAGGACATCGAGCCGCCGCTCAACCGCTTCGTCCACCTGTGGCACGGCTACATCGGCTACGCCATCGTCCCGCTGTTCGCGCTGGCCAACTCGGGCATCTCGCTGGCGGGCATGTCGCTGGCGGACCTGGGCAGGCCGCTGCCGCTGGGCATCATCCTGGGGCTGTTCGTGGGCAAGCAATTGGGCATCTTCCTGTTCACCTGGGTGGCGGTGAAGGGGAAGCTGTCCCCGATGCCGGGAGGGGCGCCGCTGTCGCAGCTCCACGGCGTGGCGGTGGTGGCCGGCATCGGCTTCACGGTGGCGCTCTTCGTGGCGAACCTGGCGTTCGTGGGGAAGGAAGAGCTGCTGACGGAGGCCAAGCTGGGCATTCTGCTGGGCTCGCTGCTGTCCGCGGTGGTGGGCTACCTGCTCCTGCGCTTCGGCCCCCGGGGAGCGTCCGTCCCAGCAACCAGCTAA